The region GCTTCTGTGATTGAGTCGCAGATCGAAGAGCTTGACGCTAACACCTTCGGCAGCAATTCCGCGTCCGATGGCCTGTGCCATTTTGGATGTGCTTTCCCACATCGTGTCATAGATGATAACTGCAGAGGGCTTTGTCTCCTGATTGGACCATCGACGGTAAGCATCAATGATCTTACGCACACCCGAACGCCAAATCAAACCGTGATCGACCGCGAGCATCTCAGGCGTGCTTTCGAGGCTTTCGAGCTTAGCAAAAAATTTCCGGGCGGCACCGCAGGTCGGATTGAAAATGTTGACGAAGTATTTCGCAGACTGCCAGAACAGCTCACCATGATCGACCTCATCGTCGAACCGCTCAGATGTAGCCCAGTGTTGGCCGAATATGTCATTGCACATCAGAATCTTGTCCTCGAGGATATACGAGGCCATACTATCCGGCCAGTGGAGCATAGGTGTGCCCAAGAATTGTATGGTCTTCGATCCGATGTCGAGAGTATCCCCGTCCTTTACAATCTCGAACGGCCAGTCCTCACGATGGAAATGAGCCACGATAGCTTTCTGACCTTCCGCCGTGCAGATGAGTTTCTCCGGTTTGACCAGATCGAGAATCTCAGGCAGC is a window of Candidatus Zixiibacteriota bacterium DNA encoding:
- a CDS encoding flavodoxin domain-containing protein; this translates as MQAVELKKDIYWVGAVDWDLRDFHGYSTENGSSHNAYLLRGEKNVLFDTVKASMSSSLIQNIRRIIEPEKIDYIISNHSEMDHTGALPEILDLVKPEKLICTAEGQKAIVAHFHREDWPFEIVKDGDTLDIGSKTIQFLGTPMLHWPDSMASYILEDKILMCNDIFGQHWATSERFDDEVDHGELFWQSAKYFVNIFNPTCGAARKFFAKLESLESTPEMLAVDHGLIWRSGVRKIIDAYRRWSNQETKPSAVIIYDTMWESTSKMAQAIGRGIAAEGVSVKLFDLRLNHRSDIMTHVLESRAIILGSPVLNKGILPKMADMLTYMKALKPTGRIGAAFGSYGWADTSVKQLNAWLEDIKIEIVDPGISVRYVPTDDDIARCVEVGERIRKTILDRQPS